Below is a window of Deinococcus fonticola DNA.
CCTGAGCGCGTTCCAGATGCAGTTTCGCGGCGTCCGGGTGGCCCTCCAGCAGACTCAGGTCGGCCATTCCCCGCTCGGCGCGGCCCAGCATTTCCGGGTCGTCGTGCTGGTGGGCGCGTTCCAGGGCCTCGGTCATGCGGTGGCGCGCTTCTTTCAGGTTCAGCAGGGCCAGGTGACACTGCGCGGCCTCGAAGGCGTTGGCGGCGAACTTGTGCGGGTCGTCGCTGTGCTTCTCGATCAGCTTGCGTTCCTCCGCGAAGAATTCCAGCGCCTTGCGGTGTTCCCCGGCCAGGCGTTCCACACGGCCCTGCTGGTGAACGGCGATGTGCTCCCACTCGTCCCCCCGGTGCTGCTCACGCAGGTTGCGGTACACCTCCCGCGCCTCCTCGTGCCGCCCCGTGTGCGAGAGAATGTACCCCAGTGCCATCTGCCCCGCCCGCGTGGGGCGCAGTTCGTCACTTGTTTGCAGAATCGACTCCGCCTGCCCGTAGCGGCGTTCGTCGATGGCCAGCCACACGTCTTGTAACATGCCCTCACGTTACTCCCGGCCAGCTCGTAAATTAGCCCTTGACAGGCCTGTTTTCACGGGTGGAAGATGGAAGGAAGTGCGGTTTTCCGCCGGTGAAGAGGCGCTGGGCCATAGCCCACGCCCCAAATCACTATCATGCGCGGCATGGAGCAATTTGCGCAGTTCAGCGTCGATCAGCAGCGTCTTTACGGCATGCTGCACACCCCGGATGCCCCTGCGCCGGCCACGGGCTGGCCGAGTGTGGTCGTTTTGCATGGGTTCACGGGCAACCGCATTGAAGGCCACCGGAACTTCGTGTTGCTGGCGCGCAAACTCGCGGAGCGTGGCGTGGCGTGCCTGCGCTTCGACTTCCGGGGCAGCGGCGAAAGTCAGGGTGACTTTTCCGAAATGACCGTGTCGCGGGAGGTTCAGGACGTTCAGGCGGCTTTCGAGTATATGCGCCGCCAGCCCGGCATAGACCCGGAGCGCGTCATGCTGCTGGGGTTCAGCATGGGCGGTCTGGTCGCGGCGCTCAGCCTGGCGAGCGTGAACCCGCACCGCCTGGCGCTGTGGTCACCCGCCCTGCCGGAACTCTGGCTTCGCCAGTTGCGCGGCGGGCTGCTGCCCCCCACCGTCACCGATTACGGCGGCTGGCCGCTGGGACGCGCTTTCCTTCAGGAAGTCGTCCGCTTAAGGCCCCTGGAAGCGGCCGCCGTCTGGGGCGGTGTGGCCCGCGTTTTCCACGGTGATCAGGATCTCACCTGCCCGCCTGCCTACGGCATCCAGTATGCCCAGGCCCTGCGCTGTGACGTGACCGCCATTCCCGGCGCAGGCCATACCTACGACTCGCTGGAGCAGGTGGACATGCTGCACCGTGAGACGATCCGGTTTCTGGCTGGAGCATAGGCTTTGGTAAGTAATTCGCGGAAAAATATGGGTGGAATGCTGTTTTTCCAGTTGCCATAAACCAGTCGCTTCAAAGTCCGATCACCGCGCCGATAAGGGCAGCGGCTGCAATGACCAGGGCAGCGTTCACGCGGGTTTTCCAGAGAAGGGCGAAGGCGAGCGTGGCGAGCACGGCACCGACCCAGTGGTGCACGCTGGAGCGCCACAGCACCAGCAGGCTGGCGAGCATGACGCCTGCCCCGAAGGGCAACAGGGAGTTGCGCAGGGCAACGGCCCAGGGGTGACGTCTGTTCCTGTACCACAGAGCGGCGACCAGGGCACTCAGGAAGGCGGTGGGGCCGTAAAAGGCGGCGGTGGCGACGGCCGCGCCGCTCCACCCGGCGATGGCGTACCCGTAGTGCGTGACCGCCAGCAGGTTCGGCCCCGGCATGACCTGCCCCAGCGCAAACCCGTTCGCCAGCACCTGCGGGGAAATCCAGTGGCGTTGCAGAACCAGGACGCGCTCCATTTCCGCCAGGTTCGCCCCGCCGAAACTCACCAGGCCCAGCCGCGCGAACTCGGCGAACATGGCCCCCAGTAGGTCTGGGCTACTCACAGGGACTCTCCTTTCACAGCGGCTTTCCCTCAGGCTTACGCGGGTGGTGAATAAGCAGGCCCACCCCCAGCAGAATCAGCAGGACGGGCAGCAGGTCAAGTCTCAGGACGCCGAGCGCCAGCCAGGTGAGCAGGGCAATCAACCAGCCCCCGCGAATGCCCAGGCCGACTTTCACCACGGGAATGGCGGCGGTCAGCAGCACCCCGATCGCTGCACATGCGGCGCCGTGCAGGGCGCTTTGCAGCCAGTCTGGCAGACCGTCACGGAGGCCCAGTGTCACCCACGACGCTGCGAGCATGGTCAGCAGTCCCGGCAGCAGAATGCCCGCCACGGCCAGGACTGCGCCCGTTTTTCCGCTCAGCCTGACCCCCACCATCGCCGCGAGGTTCACGGCGTTCGGCCCTGGCGTCAGTTGCGCCAGCGTGAACACCTCGGCAAATTCCTCGTCGGTCATCCACCCGCGTGCCACCAGGGCGCGGCGGGCGTGGGCGGGTAACCCGCCGCCGATGCCGACCAGCGCCACCCCCATAAACACCTGGAACAGCGCCCCTGGTGAGATCCCCCCCTGGATGCGAGCTAAAGCTGTGTCCGTCATGCCTGAGCCTAACTCTGCCACCCCCCGGCAAAAGGAGTACTACTCTGGGAACAACACTGAACATTATGTACGGAATTTGCGCCGCTGGTGTCTATTCAGAGGGAACTCCTCATGTTGGTATCACAAGCGGGTGCGAATGGTGTAAACTGCCGGTCATGCCTGTGAAGGAGAAGACCTTTGGTGCAGCTTGATTCTGGTGCGGTCGCGGAGGGCCGCGTCACACGCGTTACGGATTTCGGCGCGTTCATTCAGTTCGAGAACGGTGAAACGGGATTGGTTCACATTTCCCAGATCGCCCACTCGTTCGTGCGGAACATCCACGACCACGTCCGTGAGGGCGACAGTGTGGAGGTCAAGGTGCTGGGCCGCGATGAGCGGGGACGCCTCGACCTGTCCATCAAGGAACTGCTGGAAGAACCCGAAGAAGTGCCGCGTCCCCGCGCTATCGGGCGGCAAAGCCCACAGTTCGAGGCGAAGCTGCGCTCTTTTATGCGTGACGCCAAAGAGCGTACCACCACTGGCGGCGGCGGGAAAAAGCCCACCACCAAACGCAAGAAGTAAGTTGTAGGTGGCCCTTAGAACGGGCCATTTTCACTTTAATGAAAGCGTAAACGGCCGGGACAGCACAAGTCGTCAGAAGCTTGTGCCCGGCGTGGTAAAGTGAAGTTCGCCCACCACAAGAGGTTGGCAAAGCCGCCCACGAAGCCAGCATGGCTCGGGGCGCGGCGGAGGTGATGAACTATAGCGAAAGAACACAAGGTCAACGAGCAGATCAGGGTCAGGCAAATTCGTCTGATCGGTGGTGAAGGCGAGCAGATCGGCATCATCGATACGCGCGACGCCATGAACATGGCCCGTGAACAGGGTCTCGATCTGGTCATGGTCAGTCCGCAAGCCGTTCCGCCCGTGTGCCGCCTGCTCGACTATGGCCGGTTCCGCTACGAGCAGCAGCAGAACGAGAAGGAAAATCGCAAACGCGCCCGCAGTCATGAAGTCAAGGCCATCAAGTTCCGTGTGAAAATTGATGACCATGACTTCAAGACCAAAACGGGACACGTGCGCCGCTTTCTGGAAGAAGGACACAAGGTCAAGGTCACCATCATGTTCCGTGGCCGTGAACGTACCCACCCGGAACTGGGTGAACGCATTCTGGTGCGGGTGGCCGAAACCCTGGCGGACATCGGCGCGCCGGAAGGCATGCCCAGCATGATGGGCATGGACATGAACATGATCATGGCCCCCAAACCCGGCGCGGTCAAGAAAGAGCGCCTCGCTGACGAAGAGGGCAAAGTGGACGCCGACAAGGCCGAAACCACGCTACCCCCCACACAACCCGAGGCGAGCGAAGCTCCAGCGAACGCCTGAACGCCACAACAACGGACGGGAGATGACCATGACCGGTCATCCCCGTCTTTTTGATGATCCAATTCGGGAAATTTCCCTGGTTGTTCAGTGATTGAATTCGCAGCGCGTTCAGGGTGAAAGGACAGCCACCTTGTTGTGATTGACCTGCTGTTTCTGGGCTTGCTGTGGGCGAACAGCGTCGGCTCGTTCACGACGCTGTTCGGCTATCTGGGCGACCTCGTTTTCGTCCCGTGGGTCTGCCTACCCGTCATCGGTGTCCTGATGAGCATTCTCGCCTTTGTTTTCCGCTAGCTTAAGAGCATGATCAAGATGTACACGACCAGCTGGTGCCCCGACTGCCACGCCGCCAAGCGCGCCCTGAGCACTAAGGGGCTGGCCTTCGAGGAAATCAACATCGAGCAGGATGAGCAGGCCGCCGAGTTCGTCATGAGCGTGAACGGAGGCCGCCGCAGCGTTCCCACGCTGGTCAGCGGCGATGTGGCGCACAGCCTCAGCGGCTTTCGCCCGCAGAAACTGGACGCCTTCCTGGCCGAAGCTGGCCTGTAATCTTTATGGAGGGCTCGCCCATGCCGGACTGGAAGGTCACGGCAGGCGACGTTGAAGCGGCCTCGGCCGTTCTTCTTGCAACCGCAAACGCCCTGATCGGGCGCGGGCAACTGCTGTGGCCCCCGCAAAGCCTCACGCCTCAGGGGCTCCTGCGCCATTACCCGCAGGAGTCGTGGCGGGTCGCGTGGCAAGGCGGGCAAGCGGTCGCGGCCTACTCCCTGCTGACCACTGACCCCCTGTTCTGGCCGGCTGACCCGCCGGGTGAGGCCCGTTATCTGCACAAACTGGGCGTTGTGCCGGACTGCCAGGGGCAGGGCTTAGCTCACGTAATGCTGCGGCATGCCGTGCAGGAAACCCGGGTGGCGGGCTGCCCGTGGTTGAAGCTGGACACCGCCGCTGACCGGGCTAAACTCCGCGCCCTGTACACCAGCTTCGGTTTCGAAGAGGTCGGTGAGCGCCAGGTGGGGTCTTTTCTCGTTACGCTGCTGCGCCTGCCGGTTACTTTGTGATTGCCTGCTCGAAGGCCAGCGTGGGCGTGCCGTTGCCACCCACCGTGTAAAAACGCAGCTTCACTTCGGATTCGTTCACCCGCAGCCAGGTGAACCCCGGCTGATGGAATTCCTGAAACAGGGCGGGGCGGTGGCCGCGCTGGGCACTTTCTCCCTGTCCGGCCGCGCCGCTGACCACCTGCCAGGTGCCCGGGCACTCCGGCTGCGGCGCGAACAGTTGCAGGGCGTGATCGTGACCGCTAAAAATGACGTCCACGTCGCCGCACACCGACCTGTAAAGCGAGTGCACCGCGTCGCCACGTTGCTGGGCGGTGGGCAGGCGATCATAGGCCCCGGCCTCTCCATGCCTGGCGTTGCTGAACAGGGGGTGATGGCCCAGCAGGAATGTCCAGGGGGCCACGCTGCTTGTGGCCTTCTGCGTCAACCAGGCCCGCTGCGCCACGTCCCACGACCCTCCCGGACGCTCCTGGGGCCGGCGCGAGGGCAGGTAGGCCGCCAGGGGAGCCGTGTCCACCGCGAGCACCTCGGCCACCTTGCCCAGCCGGGCGCGGTAAAACCTGTCCGGCATGACCCAGCGCGAATTGACCCGCGAGTACGCCACCTGAACCTCTGCCCCGCCCGGGTTGGCGCCGTCACCGCCCCACAACAGCGACTCGTCGTGGTTGCCCGGAATCATCAGGAAAGGAAAGCCCAGCCCGCCGTACAGGTTCTCGAAGCGCTCGCGGAACAGTGGAGAGTCCACACGAGCCGGCCCGGACGGATAGAAATTGTCGCCCAGCCCGACCCCCAGGTCGCAGCCCCACTCCCGGCACACCGCCTGCATGGCCCGCGCCACCGCCCGCTGCTCGGGCCGACCTGTGCCCTGGTCACCCATGACCACCAGGCGGTACTCGACGCGTGGCGGCACCGGTTCAACGACCGTGTCCTGCACAGCCAGATCATGCACAGTGACCGGAGCACGCGAGGGCGCGCAGCCCACCAGCAACCCCATCAGCGCCGTTCCCCGCAGCATGACCGTCAGCAAACGCATGACCGGAGCATAACCCGCC
It encodes the following:
- a CDS encoding GNAT family N-acetyltransferase encodes the protein MPDWKVTAGDVEAASAVLLATANALIGRGQLLWPPQSLTPQGLLRHYPQESWRVAWQGGQAVAAYSLLTTDPLFWPADPPGEARYLHKLGVVPDCQGQGLAHVMLRHAVQETRVAGCPWLKLDTAADRAKLRALYTSFGFEEVGERQVGSFLVTLLRLPVTL
- a CDS encoding chromate transporter, encoding MSSPDLLGAMFAEFARLGLVSFGGANLAEMERVLVLQRHWISPQVLANGFALGQVMPGPNLLAVTHYGYAIAGWSGAAVATAAFYGPTAFLSALVAALWYRNRRHPWAVALRNSLLPFGAGVMLASLLVLWRSSVHHWVGAVLATLAFALLWKTRVNAALVIAAAALIGAVIGL
- a CDS encoding S1 RNA-binding domain-containing protein; its protein translation is MVQLDSGAVAEGRVTRVTDFGAFIQFENGETGLVHISQIAHSFVRNIHDHVREGDSVEVKVLGRDERGRLDLSIKELLEEPEEVPRPRAIGRQSPQFEAKLRSFMRDAKERTTTGGGGKKPTTKRKK
- a CDS encoding tetratricopeptide repeat protein — encoded protein: MLQDVWLAIDERRYGQAESILQTSDELRPTRAGQMALGYILSHTGRHEEAREVYRNLREQHRGDEWEHIAVHQQGRVERLAGEHRKALEFFAEERKLIEKHSDDPHKFAANAFEAAQCHLALLNLKEARHRMTEALERAHQHDDPEMLGRAERGMADLSLLEGHPDAAKLHLERAQVAFQQADDEFAVREIDAQLQNL
- the infC gene encoding translation initiation factor IF-3, which translates into the protein MAKEHKVNEQIRVRQIRLIGGEGEQIGIIDTRDAMNMAREQGLDLVMVSPQAVPPVCRLLDYGRFRYEQQQNEKENRKRARSHEVKAIKFRVKIDDHDFKTKTGHVRRFLEEGHKVKVTIMFRGRERTHPELGERILVRVAETLADIGAPEGMPSMMGMDMNMIMAPKPGAVKKERLADEEGKVDADKAETTLPPTQPEASEAPANA
- a CDS encoding metallophosphoesterase, which codes for MRLLTVMLRGTALMGLLVGCAPSRAPVTVHDLAVQDTVVEPVPPRVEYRLVVMGDQGTGRPEQRAVARAMQAVCREWGCDLGVGLGDNFYPSGPARVDSPLFRERFENLYGGLGFPFLMIPGNHDESLLWGGDGANPGGAEVQVAYSRVNSRWVMPDRFYRARLGKVAEVLAVDTAPLAAYLPSRRPQERPGGSWDVAQRAWLTQKATSSVAPWTFLLGHHPLFSNARHGEAGAYDRLPTAQQRGDAVHSLYRSVCGDVDVIFSGHDHALQLFAPQPECPGTWQVVSGAAGQGESAQRGHRPALFQEFHQPGFTWLRVNESEVKLRFYTVGGNGTPTLAFEQAITK
- a CDS encoding chromate transporter, producing the protein MTDTALARIQGGISPGALFQVFMGVALVGIGGGLPAHARRALVARGWMTDEEFAEVFTLAQLTPGPNAVNLAAMVGVRLSGKTGAVLAVAGILLPGLLTMLAASWVTLGLRDGLPDWLQSALHGAACAAIGVLLTAAIPVVKVGLGIRGGWLIALLTWLALGVLRLDLLPVLLILLGVGLLIHHPRKPEGKPL
- a CDS encoding glutaredoxin domain-containing protein — protein: MIKMYTTSWCPDCHAAKRALSTKGLAFEEINIEQDEQAAEFVMSVNGGRRSVPTLVSGDVAHSLSGFRPQKLDAFLAEAGL
- a CDS encoding alpha/beta hydrolase — its product is MEQFAQFSVDQQRLYGMLHTPDAPAPATGWPSVVVLHGFTGNRIEGHRNFVLLARKLAERGVACLRFDFRGSGESQGDFSEMTVSREVQDVQAAFEYMRRQPGIDPERVMLLGFSMGGLVAALSLASVNPHRLALWSPALPELWLRQLRGGLLPPTVTDYGGWPLGRAFLQEVVRLRPLEAAAVWGGVARVFHGDQDLTCPPAYGIQYAQALRCDVTAIPGAGHTYDSLEQVDMLHRETIRFLAGA